From one Shewanella sp. GD04112 genomic stretch:
- the ftsW gene encoding cell division protein FtsW, whose translation MASDARQLSLFGRVLNALPNWQRDNEVPGVQLYDRALLTAVLSLIGFGFVMVMSASMPEAQTLTGNPFHFMTRHVGYLLGCLVIAAFVLRVEMQTWQRMSPIMLLGVFLMLLAVLVVGTTVNGATRWLSIGPIRIQVAEVAKFAFSVYMAGYLVRRHQEVRENAKGFYKPIAVFAIYAILILMQPDLGTVVVLFVGTVGLLFLAGARLLDFFALIFAGVLAFVALVLLEPYRMRRVTSFLDPWQDPFGSGYQLTQSLMAYGRGDWFGQGLGNSIQKLEYLPEAHTDFIFAVIGEELGFIGIIAVLSVLLFVALRAIRLGNLCLAMDKAFEGYLAYAIGIWICFQTVVNVGASIGMLPTKGLTLPFVSYGGSSLWVMTAAAMTLLRIDYERRMSLVQAVQGRLK comes from the coding sequence CGAGGTGCCGGGCGTGCAATTGTACGACCGGGCTTTGCTCACGGCCGTGCTGTCTTTGATTGGCTTTGGTTTTGTCATGGTAATGTCGGCCTCTATGCCTGAGGCGCAAACGCTGACGGGCAATCCCTTCCACTTTATGACCCGCCATGTGGGCTATCTGTTGGGATGCTTAGTGATTGCCGCTTTTGTGCTGAGGGTCGAGATGCAAACTTGGCAGCGGATGAGCCCCATCATGTTGCTAGGCGTGTTTTTGATGTTACTGGCGGTGCTGGTTGTCGGTACCACAGTCAACGGTGCGACCCGTTGGTTATCCATAGGTCCCATCCGTATTCAGGTGGCCGAGGTCGCTAAGTTTGCGTTCTCTGTGTACATGGCGGGCTATCTGGTGCGTCGACATCAGGAAGTGCGTGAAAATGCTAAGGGCTTCTATAAGCCGATTGCAGTATTTGCGATCTACGCAATTTTGATTTTAATGCAGCCCGACTTAGGAACCGTGGTGGTGTTATTCGTCGGTACTGTGGGGCTGTTGTTCCTCGCGGGGGCACGTTTGCTGGACTTCTTCGCGCTGATTTTTGCCGGGGTGTTGGCGTTCGTGGCGCTGGTTCTGCTCGAGCCTTACCGTATGCGTCGGGTGACCTCGTTTTTAGACCCTTGGCAGGATCCATTCGGCAGTGGCTATCAGTTAACGCAATCGCTGATGGCCTATGGTCGGGGTGATTGGTTTGGTCAGGGCCTAGGTAACAGCATTCAAAAGTTGGAGTACCTCCCCGAGGCACATACCGACTTTATCTTTGCCGTGATCGGTGAAGAGTTAGGTTTTATTGGCATTATCGCTGTGTTATCCGTGCTGCTGTTTGTGGCATTGAGGGCCATTCGCCTCGGCAATTTATGTTTGGCGATGGACAAAGCCTTCGAAGGTTATCTGGCCTATGCCATCGGAATTTGGATCTGTTTCCAGACCGTCGTTAATGTGGGCGCAAGCATTGGTATGTTACCTACTAAAGGGTTAACACTGCCCTTTGTGAGTTACGGCGGTAGTAGTCTATGGGTCATGACGGCGGCGGCAATGACATTGCTGCGCATCGATTATGAGCGGCGCATGAGTTTAGTTCAGGCCGTGCAAGGGAGATTGAAGTAA